The following is a genomic window from Labrus bergylta chromosome 2, fLabBer1.1, whole genome shotgun sequence.
TTGTTGTCGTAGCTCGCTGAAGCTAGAAGctgtaaaaagaaacaatttaATTTGTGAGATAATCATCTGCCACAGTGAGCGATTATTGGGGTGAAAAGAGTGGGGTGTGACCTACCTCCTGGGTGGGGTGCCAAACAACATGCTTGACATCTTGTGTGTGAGAGTTTATGACTGTGACACACTCGTACTCGTCTTCTTCGTCCACTGTGAAGCACACGAAGAAAATCATTGTCATAGAAACACTAAGGATCAGGATCATGGGCTCATGCGATGCTTCTGAGTTCAAAACAAACCTTCCCAGACCCAGACACTTTTGTCTCGGCTACATGTCGCAAGCAGATTCCCTGACGGTGCCCACGCCACACATTTAACCTCGTTCTCATGTCCCTCCAACACAGTCAGACTCTGGAAGACGAGGTCAAAAAACTTCAGGGtcaaatctacaaaaaaaaagtgcagcagatTCAATATGAAGAAGTTCAATATCTGACCTCAAAATCATCGTCCTTTTTCTTCCAGATGGATGTTGTTGCATCAAAGCTGGCAGAGGCCAGATAATTCCCACAAGGGGACCACGCCACTTTCCTCACAGTCCGCTGGTGTCCGTCCTGAAGCACACTCTTACACACCCAGGAGTCACCTaacaaagagagggagattAAGCCACTGTTTAAACTGAGTTtggtatttatttaatttcactttttttaataacagtCTGTTTATGGCACTAtggattaataaaaaaatgtttcactgtttAATTGTATGTTTAGGAAACACAGGATGTGTTGTCAAATCGGTAAAAAATTTAACTGTACTTGACctttcaataataataataaagaacaaaaacatttaattttttttctggtgttgtttttgtaattgtGCATGAGTTTCTGTGTGGGTTTTACAATGCAGTACGTCAAATACAGAGTCCATATTTCAGATTGCAGATATATTTGACTTGTGCTTGAACAGTAGAAACCTGATTTCTTTCTTGTGTCAGGGTTAACTCGGTGTCTTGCCAGTTATTGTCATGCACTTTGTGATACATCTTACCCTCTCGTCCCCATATCCGGATGGCCTTGTCGCCTCCGCATGAGGCCAGCAGGGTCCCGGTCGGGCTCCAGCTCACGAACCAGCACCGAGAATCCGGGTGTGCGCTCAGCCTCTGAACCAGGGTCAAACCCTCCTTCATAATCTGAGCTGGTAATATATTCAATGTAAACTCTGAGTGTCGTCGTGTCTGGTACCGCTGAGAGATGAGATAACAAACACTGCGACGCGCTGTGACGAACTAAACCAACATGTCCGCGTCAGTGTGAGAGCAGGAACACATCACAggaattatttttttgcacagttGAAAAAAGTAGCAGAGTTCACCAAAACCAACGATGCCGGAAATGCCCGCAATCTTCACTTCATGTTTGCTCTCTTTCCGATGCATTGTGgggctttcttcttcttgttttgtaGTTTAACCGCGGGGTGTTGGCGGATTTTAGGCACATTACCGCCACCTTCTGGACAGATTTATATCTCCATGATCGTCACATTACTTAATAAAATACTTCTAGATTATTATACTACTAGACTTATATATATTAGACTTAACCATACTTTCGCATGTttctattaatatttacagtctgataAATACACGCTCTGTCCACATTATGAACTCTACCTTTCTTTACTTTATTCATCAGGTATGATTTCTGAAGgactttgtttgcttttttttttatgcagtatACCTAAtaagaatcagatttattggccaggtatacTTACGCATACAAGGATTTAGACTTCCATAgacccttttcttttcttttcttctccaacattaaatattaaacaataaacaaacaaataaacaaaaacctACATTagacaatagtgcagtggtgaaaaGTGCTAAATATCCTTAAACCAACATGGTAATAACCATTGTAATAAGGCGACAAATGGGCTTATTTAGGCTACATGAGGTTGACAGTTTCATAATATTTACATTAAGGGAGTGTGAATTGATTTATGCCAAAATTAATCAATCATATcgtaaaccaaaacaaaaacactataTGGAAAATAATGGTATCCAAACAGAAATTATAAATCGTTAATTTGGGGAGTCATTACAAAATAGTTAGGTTATACATAcctggtattattctattattgtatttgtttatttaacttATGTAcatatatttgatttttattcttaataattttattatttttttcctgttttcttgagcagCTGTATTGAAAAagtttcccccatgggggatcaataaagtttatcgtTATCTTTACTCGGACCCTACTCTCAGAGTCGTTTTTCATTAATAACcttctttctgttttgcatAGTAAGCCATTTTTCTTATAATAAGACActcttttcttttataaagCTATCTCCCTTAAcgcaaaataaataattgatctAATCTAATTTTATCGGCAATcctgtttttaaactgtgtCTTTTGGAGAGTCACCGCTAGGCGGAGGCACCGATAACCAACATCGTTTACACTGCTTCGTAATGAACCAACGAAGAAGAATGTTGTGAACAAGGAAGTCAATATTTTACGGGAAGCCAGCGTAagcttccttttgttttgttttgtctttgtttttctgtaccACGTTGATGGGATTTTTTCGTCAAGGGATTTAGCTAGATTAGTAATTGGTTAAATtgtacctttatttttttctattaagtTTACTTTTATGACATTTTGTGATCGTTGTGAGCTAGCTCGACAAGCTAACCACCAAGCTAACAGGCCTGAAGGCCATCACTCTATTGTCTACCCGTCAAACAGAAACCTCTCCTTTTCATACAGAGCAGCTAGTGTTACGCTTCAACGTggtttgtaaaaacaaagtTGTCAGTCTGAGCAAAGCGCCTGTGAAGCTGTCATCGTCCATCAGCAGGTGAAATAAACACAGCAGGTTTGTTGACCTTACTGAAGAATCGCTTCACAGCTACAATCAAAAATCATCTGACAACACAAGGAAGTCAACACTAACACGGACGACCAGGAGTTTGGAGCACTATGTATGCCCCGCCGGGATCTGCTGCTCCTGGAGGccggaggaggagaggggggaccTCCGTGCCGAAGCAGCCGGAGCGGAGTCTGGTGTCGGCTCTGCCCGGAGCTCTGTCCATCACGGCGCTCTGCACGGCTCTGGCGGAACCGGCCTGGCTACGGGTTCACGGAGGCACCTGTCCAAGACAAGAGCTGGGGGTGGCAGATGTGCTGGGGTACATTGATCCCAAACTATTGGACGGTGAGGACCAGTACAAGCCCCCCCCTTTCACAGTGTGTAGATTAAACTGGTCGCTCACTTGTAATAATCTGTCTGTTCATGTCCTCCAGATTACTGTGTGAACCCGCAGACCATCCTCCTCCTGAGGGTGATCGCTGCCTTCTGCTTCCTGGGTATCCTGTGCAGTCTGACTGCTTTCCTTTTGGATGTGTTTGGACCCAAGCACCCTGCACTCAAGATCACACGCAGATATGCATTTGCACATATTTTAACAGGTATACATCTACCATGCTGGAGTTACTGTCAGATCATTTTCTGTGTGTCGTTTTTGCGTACCTAATTGTGTTCCTTGTCTCTCATTAGTGTTACAGTGTGCCACAGTGATAGGCTTCTGCTACTGGGCCTCAGAGCTCATCCTGTCACTACAGCAGCAGCATAAAAAGTACCACGGGTCTTTCATATACGTCACTTTTGCCATCAGCTTCTACCTGGtggcaggagcaggaggagcctCCATCCTTGCCACAGCTGCGAACCTCCTGCGCCATTACcccactgaggaggaggagcaggctTTAGAGCTGCTCTCTGAGATGGAAGACAGCAGTGAAACGTTTCCTGCTGATTATGACATTGCTAATCAGTTTCAGCCCCCGCCTGCCTACACGCCCTAATGCCACAAGACTGACCTTGTTAACACACGCTTCTCTCTCTCAGCACGGCTATTGGCTTGATGAGCAAATCCCAATCTTTATCAAACGGATATATTCGCAAAATACCCTCCACAATGAACACAGTGTGCACAGATGGCGCAAAAACCTCTTTACTGAAAGAGCTTGGGTGCATGAAAGCTTTCTTTAGTGGTGGCAGAAATTTAGGATTTGATTCTTACTTTCACCACTAAAGTTGTTAGTGATTTGCATGTAAATGGCTTTTAGGATTTGGTTCTTACATGTGAAGCAAATTAAACTAAGAAGTGCTCAATATGGCTCATCATATGTAATTGATGAAGCAGCCACAGCTGGATCAGTGCCATTTATTGAGGCTGGGCTGTCGGCACATTGTCCGCGGTTGAATTGCTCTTGGTTGGACATGGATAGGGCTTTGTTAAGCAtcattttgatgtcatttttttaagcttGTTGTGAATGGTTTTAATTTGACCCAAACATCAGAAATTCAGACATACACTGAGAAGTTTGTTTTAGACATTTCTTTTATATTAAATCAAATGGACcctattatttattatttagctCTTTGTGCTGTGTatttcttccttccttttgCTTTTTAGACATCAGTCACTGGTTTAGTCTTATTTCATCACATCTATACTTAAATTAACACAAGGATAATTTTGTGGGAACGATGTAtgtggtgttttaaaaaagatcaGCCTGGGACTGTGCTGCGTGTTGAGAGTGAGCCACTGAGAGAAATGCAGAAATGTTTCTGTATGTTTCACAATGAGGACATTTAGTAACCTTTGAGCCTTGTTGCAAAAGTTGGTTTTGTCAAGTTTCTTGTATTTGATTTATGAAAGAAACCTTATTTGTACTTTGTGATTACCATGCGTGACAGTGTGAGTATGT
Proteins encoded in this region:
- the ciao1 gene encoding probable cytosolic iron-sulfur protein assembly protein ciao1; this encodes MKEGLTLVQRLSAHPDSRCWFVSWSPTGTLLASCGGDKAIRIWGREGDSWVCKSVLQDGHQRTVRKVAWSPCGNYLASASFDATTSIWKKKDDDFESLTVLEGHENEVKCVAWAPSGNLLATCSRDKSVWVWEVDEEDEYECVTVINSHTQDVKHVVWHPTQELLASASYDNNICIYKEDDDDWECRATLQGHTSTVWGLTFDAAGQRLASCSDDRTVKIWKDYSNESGQGDLSWKCICTLSGFHGRTVYDVAWCGLTGAMATACGDDSVRVFKEDEASDPDQPVFSLSAQVSKAHSQDVNCVAWNPKEVGLLASCGDDGEIAIWRFQSED
- the tmem127 gene encoding transmembrane protein 127, with translation MYAPPGSAAPGGRRRRGGTSVPKQPERSLVSALPGALSITALCTALAEPAWLRVHGGTCPRQELGVADVLGYIDPKLLDDYCVNPQTILLLRVIAAFCFLGILCSLTAFLLDVFGPKHPALKITRRYAFAHILTVLQCATVIGFCYWASELILSLQQQHKKYHGSFIYVTFAISFYLVAGAGGASILATAANLLRHYPTEEEEQALELLSEMEDSSETFPADYDIANQFQPPPAYTP